A part of Phoenix dactylifera cultivar Barhee BC4 chromosome 2, palm_55x_up_171113_PBpolish2nd_filt_p, whole genome shotgun sequence genomic DNA contains:
- the LOC103695594 gene encoding 3-isopropylmalate dehydratase large subunit, chloroplastic-like translates to MASPIMASTSSIFGGKMESGLISRFSPSISAHRCRKQALNRVLAVMAPAQPHRSPATTGSVKHAMTMTEKILARASERPQLAPGENVWVNVDVLMTHDVCGPGTIGIFKREFGQNAKVWDREKVVIIPDHYIFTSDERANRNVDILRDFCMEQNIKYYYDIKDLGNFRANPDYKGVCHIALAQEGHCRPSEVLLGTDSHTCNAGAFGQFATGIGNTDAGFVMGTGKILLKVPPTMRFILDGEMPNYLLAKDLILQIIGEITVSGATYKSMEFVGSTVESLNMEERMTLCNMVVEAGGKNGVIPVDKTTLKYLEDKTTLTFEPVYSDDCARFIQEYKFDVSKLEPLVAKPHSPDNRALARECKDVKIDRVYIGSCTGGKTEDFLAAAKVFLASGKKVKVPTFLVPATQKVWMDIYGLPVPGSGGKTCSQIFEEAGCEIPASPSCAACLGGPRDTYARMNERQVCVSTTNRNFPGRMGHKEGQVYLASPFTAAASALTGYVTDPREFLL, encoded by the exons ATGGCTTCGCCAATCATGGCTTCCACCTCTTCGATCTTTGGCGGAAAG ATGGAATCAGGGCTGATATCTCGGTTTTCACCTTCAATCAGCGCTCATAGATGTAGGAAACAAGCTCTGAATAGAGTTCTTGCAGTTATGGCGCCGGCGCAACCTCATCGTTCTCCAGCAACCACTGGTTCA GTCAAGCATGCTATGACTATGACGGAGAAGATCCTGGCAAGGGCATCAGAACGGCCACAGTTGGCACCCGGTGAGAATGTGTGGGTGAATGTGGATGTGCTGATGACCCATGATGTCTGCGGGCCAGGGACTATCGGGATTTTTAAGAGAGAGTTTGGCCAGAATGCAAAG GTCTGGGACCGTGAAAAGGTTGTGATTATTCCAGATCACTATATCTTCACTAGTGATGAACGTGCAAACCGTAATGTGGATATTTTAAGGGACTTCTGTATGGagcaaaatattaaatattattacGATATCAAGGATCTTGGTAATTTCAGG GCTAATCCAGATTACAAGGGTGTATGCCACATTGCTCTTGCGCAAGAAGGTCATTGCAGACCTAGTGAG GTTTTGCTTGGCACAGATTCCCACACATGTAATGCTGGAGCTTTTGGTCAATTTGCTACCGGAATTGGCAATACTGATGCAGGTTTTGTCATGGGGACTGGGAAGATTCTACTTAAG GTACCCCCAACTATGAGGTTTATTCTGGATGGAGAAATGCCCAATTATTTGCTTGCCAAGGATTTGATTTTGCAA ATTATTGGTGAAATCACTGTTTCCGGTGCAACATACAAATCCATGGAATTTGTTGGCTCCACTGTTGAAAGTTTAAAT ATGGAAGAGAGAATGACATTGTGCAACATGGTTGTTGAGGCGGGGGGGAAAAATGGGGTTATCCCTGTTGATAAAACCACACTTAAATACCTCGAG GACAAGACAACCTTGACATTTGAACCTGTATATAGTGATGATTGTGCCAG ATTTATTCAAGAATACAAATTTGATGTCTCCAAGTTGGAACCGTTGGTTGCAAAG CCACATTCTCCTGATAATCGTGCTTTAGCAAGAGAATGCAAGGATGTCAAAATTGACAGGGTATATATTGGCTCTTGCACTGGTGGAAAGACGGAGGACTTTCTAGCTGCTGCAAAGGTTTTTCTAGCTTCG GGGAAAAAGGTGAAGGTACCCACTTTTCTTGTCCCTGCTACACAAAAG GTATGGATGGATATATATGGCCTTCCGGTGCCAGGATCTGGTGGCAAGACTTGCTCTCAGATATTTGAGGAAGCTGGTTGTGAGATTCCGGCAAGTCCTAGTTGTGCAGCTTGTTTGGGTGGCCCGCGAGACACTTATGCACGGATGAATGAACGTCAG GTCTGCGTCTCTACCACGAATAGGAACTTCCCTGGCAGAATGGGGCACAAAGAGGGCCAGGTCTATCTTGCTTCACCATTTACAGCTGCGGCTTCAGCCCTGACAGGCTATGTTACAGATCCCAGAGAGTTCCTCCTGTAG